The nucleotide sequence GAAGCATGAGCTAGGCGAACATTCCTACGATATAAACGGCGTCGAAAAGACCGGCTGGGAAACCATGAACGTCCCGGCCCTCTACAAAGCCTCCGACAACCGTACCGGCATCGAAGTCTGGCCCCACCGGGACACCCCGACAACCAATACGGTAACCAAACCCTGGTCCGCAGCCGTAGGCTACGCAAACCCCGACTACTACTATATTGCCTACTATATAAAGCCGCGTTAATGCAGGATAAACCACGGACCACACGGACAAAGTCATTCATAGTCCCTGTGGTCCGTTTTGGTAGTTTTAGCTATCTATCCCGGCATCCCGAAGCTTCCGCCTAAGCTCCTCAATAACTTGGGCATTTTCCTCGAGTATCGGCTTGTATTTCGCCTCTGCCTCTTCCCGCCCGACTTCCTTCCCGGCCTCCCGGCTGGCGTACATCTCGGACCGATAATCCATCGCCGCCTTTTCTCGGAATAGCGCACGGGCCCATTGTTCTTCCGTCCGGCTTATCTTTTTTAACATCCGTTCTGCGTTCATAATCCCTTCCTCCCGGCAGAGGGCCTCTACCAGCCCAGCCATCCGTTTGTCGTTCCGGTACCTAAAGTATATACCCCACTTCTGGTCATCCGGCAAGTCTTCCAAGCGTATTTCCCCCGCAAAATACCCATCGGCTATCCGCTTCAGCTTGGGCAGTTCGTAGAAAATTACGTTTACCACTTCACTCAGTTCGTCATGTTCATCCTCTTCCCGCATGGTGTAGCGCCGGGGGACCTTATCACTTCCGGGAAAGAGAATAAAGTTGAGGAAGAATATTTGGTAGACCCTGGGAACTGATTTGTAGAACTTCCCCCGTTTGGCCTGGCTGGAAAGGAGGTAGGCGGCATAGACCACGGCCCGTACCTTGATGTCATCATTGGTCCGGTCAACCTGGATCTCGATATCCGCTTGCTCGCCGTCGTTAAAGACCAGGTGAATGTCCAGTCGTATGGTCTTCCCGGTGAGGTACTCCGGGAGGAGTTCGCTATTCCGGATGGATAGCGAAGTTACCGGACGGTGGATACAAGCGGACAGGAGGCAGCGGAGGGCTGTTTGGGAGTCTTCGTCATGGGCGGTAAACAGGGCCTTAAAGACGAAGTCCGAAAGCAGGTCCAGCGCCTTGCCCGTTCTGGCGTTTTTCCTAGCCTGACGGCGGAGGTCCGGATCGAAAAAAGAAAAGAGGAATGGTAGTTTCATAGAGTGCTCCTTTACGGCTTTTGGGCCGTACCGGATATAGGGAGCTCAGGTGAAAAATGCTTTACTGCGTAGAAAATATTTTGTAGATCAAATTTAGCTCAGAAAGGGTGGATAACCCCCCGTTTTTAACCCCATTTTGCCGATACTTTATACCATCATTTACGTATGAAAGTGTAAAACCTATGCTTTTATCGTGCTTTTTGGTTCCATTTACAAATTTTTGCCCTGGAGGACAAATATTTCATACAATATTGTAAAAGAATCTTTCATTTCTTTCCACTTTCGAATAAAATAGAAGTAATTAAAAATGAAAGTATCTTTGGGCATTAAATCAGTTTATTATTCTCAGCTTTTCGGAGGTGATTCTCTCACCGCCGAGCTTTTGTTTTTTATAGGGGTACATGATGATATCGTTTATTAAGAAAAGCGTGGTTGTGGCTTTAGCGGTTGGGATTCTGATTTCCTGCGATAATCCTATTCAAACCGGATTAGGCAACCGTGTAGACATTACCGGACCGGAAGTAACCGTTCTTGATCCCGAAGCAGGGGATTACCTCAACGGCCTGGTAAACTTTAATGTCTTTGCAGATGACGATATCAAGGTGGAAGGTGTCTTTGTATACGCCGCCATGGAAGGAAATTTCCAAAAGGAAAGCCCCCAATGGATAGGAATTAGCCCGCCGGAGAATGGAAAGATCTGGACTTGGCAGAAAAATACCACCAATGAGGAGGATGGTATCCTCCTGGCGCGGTTCCGGGCGGTGGATAATACCGGAAAAGCAAGCGAAACCGAGATTTTATCCTATACGATCAAGAATTTACCCCCCCGGATCGACCTCAATATCCCCAATTTCAGCCTCATAGACCGGACCCAGCTGCTTGAAGAGGAGCTTGCCGTCGCAAATAACGGGCTTTCCATTGATTCCGGCGGTGTTTTGATCGGGTATGCCACGGATATTCAGGGCGTTCGGTACCAATCCCCCAAAATTAAGTTCTGGCGCGAAGGTACGCCCAAGCCATCCTACTGGTCCGAGGTGGATGTGCCGGTTTGGGGGGACATTGACCCCGCATCCTCCCTGGCAAGTTCAAAGGGACGGGAATTCCGGTATTACATCACGGATCACCAGGAAATAGACGATTTGGACCCAAGCAAATATAAGGATCCCCGGCTCGCCAACCCCATGGAGGTGGGAGATTACCGGGTCCAGTTCCAGGTTACCGATACCAGCAAGGGCGAAGGGATCAGTACGATTTTCCCGCCCTCCTACAACATCGAAGGCATTGACTACGATTACCTGAAAGTCCATGTGGTCGCCTCCTACGAAACACCCCGCCTGGAAGTAAACTTTACCCCCAATAACACCTACCAGGGCGAAGCCTTTCTCGTCGAAGCCAAGGCATCCCACTCCATGGGCATCGGCGAGGTAGATCTACTGGTCAGAAAATCCGGCGAAACGACCCTCCACACCCTTGCATGGGAAGCAAATGCCGAAAACCTGCAGGATCTGGATATCAACGGTACGGCCACCAAATCCCGCACCGTGGAAAGCTTTTTCATAATCCCCGGCGGCTACTACATAAAAACCGATGGCGACACCTTCCTGTTTGACTCGG is from Treponema primitia ZAS-1 and encodes:
- a CDS encoding Rpn family recombination-promoting nuclease/putative transposase, translated to MKLPFLFSFFDPDLRRQARKNARTGKALDLLSDFVFKALFTAHDEDSQTALRCLLSACIHRPVTSLSIRNSELLPEYLTGKTIRLDIHLVFNDGEQADIEIQVDRTNDDIKVRAVVYAAYLLSSQAKRGKFYKSVPRVYQIFFLNFILFPGSDKVPRRYTMREEDEHDELSEVVNVIFYELPKLKRIADGYFAGEIRLEDLPDDQKWGIYFRYRNDKRMAGLVEALCREEGIMNAERMLKKISRTEEQWARALFREKAAMDYRSEMYASREAGKEVGREEAEAKYKPILEENAQVIEELRRKLRDAGIDS